The Watersipora subatra chromosome 1, tzWatSuba1.1, whole genome shotgun sequence genome has a window encoding:
- the LOC137392106 gene encoding uncharacterized protein isoform X1, which yields MAVSPVLKTSICKSNISTSTSLRFYVRRELNVVGDVNLTRLSLYNAFKLLCDQELIYQELMSDLSISSFCRTGVVDTSVILEADSDCHIMEEHLQNMTLTTGDVVAIGQYLSALTMKTYAANTHIHKMLQSKFYGGTQRETIVRRVFEEPLRRAQTIIGSEIKGFGDKEFLQKMDTLSAKFVGLSKSVVHGNFTANNIVLKDSGCGGRILAFGSELSHLGNPIYDVGTIVGDMFVWYYIHEMSDKPMKERDNFCSTIRECIIQFLSTYIDRFFLLVEEDASLANIKRLAAGYAGVSVLFRAAGNDWNKQLPIGCGDVRDAILACGYRLIDGFEKVETFSQLVSLGLALS from the exons ATGGCTGTATCACCAGTATTGAAAACCTCTATCTGTAAATCCAACATCAGCACATCCACCAGCCTCCGTTTCTATGTCAGAAGAGAGCTGAATGTTGTGGGAGATGTCAACCTT ACAAGACTGTCTCTTTACAACGCTTTCAAGTTACTATGTGACCAAGAACTCATCTACCAGGAGCTCATGTCAGATCTGTCCATCAGCTCCTTTTGTAGAACTGGAGTTGTCGACACTTCAG TGATTTTGGAAGCTGATTCTGATTGTCATATAATGGAAGAGCACCTGCAAAATATGACACTGACGACGGGTGATGTAGTCGCTATTGGCCAGTATTTATCAGCGTTAACCATGAAGACGTACGCTGCCAACACACATATTCACAAGATGCTTCAGTCCAAGTTTTA TGGAGGAACACAAAGGGAGACAATCGTAAGGCGAGTCTTTGAGGAACCATTAAGGAGGGCTCAGACTATCATTGGCTCCGAAATCAAAGGATTTGGTGACAAagagtttctacaaaaaatggACACGCTATCGGCCAAATTTGTTGGGCTATCCAAGTCTGTGGTACATGGCAACTTTACAGCTAATAACATTGTTCTTAAAGACTCGGGCTGCGGTGGCAGAATCCTA GCCTTCGGCTCAGAGCTGAGTCATCTTGGCAATCCGATATATGACGTCGGCACCATCGTTGGAGACATGTTTGTCTGGTACTACATCCATGAGATGAGTGATAAGCCTATGAAGGAGAGGGACAACTTCTGCTCAACAATTCGCGAGTGCATCATTCAGTTCCTTTCAACATATATTGACagattttttttattggttgaaGAAGATGCAAGTTTGGCCAACATCAAGCGTCTTGCGGCAGGATATGCTGGCGTTTCTGTACTCTTCAG AGCTGCCGGTAATGACTGGAACAAGCAGCTACCAATTGGGTGTGGTGATGTTCGAGATGCCATCTTAGCGTGTGGTTATAGGCTCATCGATGGTTTTGAGAAGGTTGAGACCTTCTCTCAGCTGGTCTCATTAGGGTTGGCACTCTCTTGA
- the LOC137392106 gene encoding uncharacterized protein isoform X2, with amino-acid sequence MLWEMSTLFMAFSIYTRLSLYNAFKLLCDQELIYQELMSDLSISSFCRTGVVDTSVILEADSDCHIMEEHLQNMTLTTGDVVAIGQYLSALTMKTYAANTHIHKMLQSKFYGGTQRETIVRRVFEEPLRRAQTIIGSEIKGFGDKEFLQKMDTLSAKFVGLSKSVVHGNFTANNIVLKDSGCGGRILAFGSELSHLGNPIYDVGTIVGDMFVWYYIHEMSDKPMKERDNFCSTIRECIIQFLSTYIDRFFLLVEEDASLANIKRLAAGYAGVSVLFRAAGNDWNKQLPIGCGDVRDAILACGYRLIDGFEKVETFSQLVSLGLALS; translated from the exons ATGTTGTGGGAGATGTCAACCTT GTTTATGGCATTCAGCATCTAT ACAAGACTGTCTCTTTACAACGCTTTCAAGTTACTATGTGACCAAGAACTCATCTACCAGGAGCTCATGTCAGATCTGTCCATCAGCTCCTTTTGTAGAACTGGAGTTGTCGACACTTCAG TGATTTTGGAAGCTGATTCTGATTGTCATATAATGGAAGAGCACCTGCAAAATATGACACTGACGACGGGTGATGTAGTCGCTATTGGCCAGTATTTATCAGCGTTAACCATGAAGACGTACGCTGCCAACACACATATTCACAAGATGCTTCAGTCCAAGTTTTA TGGAGGAACACAAAGGGAGACAATCGTAAGGCGAGTCTTTGAGGAACCATTAAGGAGGGCTCAGACTATCATTGGCTCCGAAATCAAAGGATTTGGTGACAAagagtttctacaaaaaatggACACGCTATCGGCCAAATTTGTTGGGCTATCCAAGTCTGTGGTACATGGCAACTTTACAGCTAATAACATTGTTCTTAAAGACTCGGGCTGCGGTGGCAGAATCCTA GCCTTCGGCTCAGAGCTGAGTCATCTTGGCAATCCGATATATGACGTCGGCACCATCGTTGGAGACATGTTTGTCTGGTACTACATCCATGAGATGAGTGATAAGCCTATGAAGGAGAGGGACAACTTCTGCTCAACAATTCGCGAGTGCATCATTCAGTTCCTTTCAACATATATTGACagattttttttattggttgaaGAAGATGCAAGTTTGGCCAACATCAAGCGTCTTGCGGCAGGATATGCTGGCGTTTCTGTACTCTTCAG AGCTGCCGGTAATGACTGGAACAAGCAGCTACCAATTGGGTGTGGTGATGTTCGAGATGCCATCTTAGCGTGTGGTTATAGGCTCATCGATGGTTTTGAGAAGGTTGAGACCTTCTCTCAGCTGGTCTCATTAGGGTTGGCACTCTCTTGA
- the LOC137410597 gene encoding uncharacterized protein: MFVCFHITSSYHQSISPVHITSSYHHPYHQSISPVHITSPYHQSISPVHITIHITSPYHQSISPVHITSPYHQFISPVHITHPYHQSISPVHITSPYHQSISPVHITSSYHTVHITSSYHQSISPVHITSPYHQSISPVHITSPYHQSISPVHITSSYHQSISHSPYHQSISHSPYHQFISPVHITSSYHTHCSFHVLLILFAIAHTK, encoded by the exons atgtttgtctgtt TCCATATCACCAGTTCATATCACCAGTCCATATCACCAGTTCATATCACCAGTTCATATCACCA TCCATATCACCAGTCCATATCACCAGTCCATATCACCAGTCCATATCACCAGTCCATATCACCAGTTCATATCACCA TCCATATCACCAGTCCATATCACCAGTCCATATCACCAGTCCATATCACCAGTCCATATCACCAGTTCATATCACCAGTTCATATCACACA TCCATATCACCAGTCCATATCACCAGTCCATATCACCAGTCCATATCACCAGTCCATATCACCAGTTCATATCACCAGTTCATATCACACAGTTCATATCACCAGTTCATATCACCAGTCCATATCACCAGTCCATATCACCAGTCCATATCACCAGTCCATATCACCAGTCCATATCACCAGTCCATATCACCAGTCCATATCACCAGTTCATATCACCAGTTCATATCACCAGTCCATATCACACAGTCCATATCACCAGTCCATATCACACAGTCCATATCACCAGTTCATATCACCAGTCCATATCACCAGTTCATATCACACTCATTGCTCTTTTCATGTACTGCTTATCCTTTTCGcgattgcacacactaaatga